In the Pseudolabrys taiwanensis genome, one interval contains:
- a CDS encoding DUF2865 domain-containing protein — MRGTILTSAATAFALLSCVSALAQSANPTCQRLEAQLASLDRGNSDPGRADQIRRAEDAVNRQQYEVDRMVAQSRRMGCENTGFFSIFSNPPPECGGLTRQIGQQRNTLERLQMQLEQLNGGTTQRLAQRQSLMIALGENNCGPQYRAAVTASQKGGFFDRLFGNDGTPNNDIGPGISSTPAGPMGGTFRTLCVRTCDGYYYPISYSTSPERFAADEQACQRTCPAAEVQLYTYHNPGEDVSQAVSLAGRPYTDLPTAFAYRKAMTPACSCRRAGESWADALKVNGPDQTVAPGDVVVTEQNARRLSQPRIGADGKPIRPDAKAGTAPTSDPQASAPPAESEPGKRPVRTVGPTFLPAQR; from the coding sequence ATGAGGGGAACGATCCTTACGTCCGCGGCCACGGCCTTCGCGCTGCTTTCTTGCGTCAGCGCGCTGGCGCAATCGGCCAATCCAACGTGCCAACGGCTGGAAGCGCAGCTTGCCTCGCTCGACCGCGGCAACAGCGATCCCGGCCGCGCCGACCAGATTCGTCGCGCCGAAGACGCGGTCAACCGCCAGCAATACGAGGTCGACCGGATGGTCGCCCAGAGCCGGCGCATGGGCTGCGAAAACACCGGCTTCTTCTCGATCTTCTCCAATCCGCCCCCCGAGTGCGGCGGCCTGACGCGCCAGATCGGCCAGCAGCGCAACACGCTCGAGCGGCTGCAGATGCAATTGGAGCAGCTCAACGGCGGCACCACGCAGCGTTTGGCGCAGCGCCAGTCGCTGATGATCGCGCTCGGCGAGAACAATTGCGGCCCGCAGTACCGCGCGGCGGTAACGGCCAGCCAGAAGGGCGGCTTCTTCGACCGGCTGTTCGGCAATGACGGCACGCCGAACAATGACATCGGCCCCGGCATCTCCTCGACGCCAGCCGGCCCGATGGGCGGCACCTTCCGCACGCTCTGCGTGCGCACCTGCGACGGCTATTATTATCCGATCTCGTATTCGACCTCGCCGGAGCGCTTTGCCGCCGACGAACAGGCCTGCCAGCGCACCTGCCCCGCGGCCGAGGTGCAGCTCTACACCTATCACAACCCGGGCGAGGACGTGTCGCAGGCGGTGTCGCTTGCCGGCCGTCCCTACACCGACCTCCCGACGGCATTTGCGTATCGCAAGGCCATGACCCCCGCCTGCAGTTGCCGGCGAGCGGGCGAAAGCTGGGCCGATGCGCTGAAGGTCAACGGACCGGACCAGACCGTCGCTCCCGGCGACGTGGTGGTGACCGAACAGAACGCGCGCCGCTTGTCGCAACCGCGCATCGGCGCCGACGGCAAGCCGATCCGCCCTGATGCGAAGGCGGGCACCGCGCCGACGAGCGATCCGCAGGCCAGCGCGCCGCCCGCCGAATCAGAGCCCGGCAAACGCCCCGTGCGCACGGTCGGCCCGACCTTCCTGCCCGCACAACGCTAG
- the maiA gene encoding maleylacetoacetate isomerase — protein MKLYTYFRSSAAYRVRIALNLKGLPYEMVPIHLTKDGGHQHRPEFHTVNPQERVPALALSTGEVLTQSLAIIEYLDEIQPEPALLPADALARAKARSMAQIVACDIHPLNNLVSLQYLKRELKHEQAAIDAWYHHWVIQGFKAMEEMIMPGPYLCGAQVTIADICLIPQVYNARRLKVPLDAFPKILAVEAACLKLPAFDKARPENQPDAE, from the coding sequence GTGAAGCTCTACACGTATTTCCGTTCGTCTGCCGCCTATCGCGTTCGTATCGCGCTCAATCTCAAGGGTCTGCCCTACGAGATGGTGCCGATCCATCTCACCAAAGACGGCGGTCATCAGCACAGACCGGAATTTCACACCGTCAATCCGCAGGAGCGCGTGCCGGCGCTCGCCTTGTCGACCGGCGAGGTGCTGACGCAGTCGCTCGCCATCATCGAATATCTCGACGAGATCCAGCCCGAGCCGGCGCTGCTGCCCGCCGATGCGCTCGCGCGCGCCAAGGCGCGGTCCATGGCGCAGATCGTCGCCTGTGACATCCACCCGCTCAACAACCTGGTCTCGCTCCAGTATCTCAAGCGCGAGCTCAAGCACGAGCAGGCCGCGATCGACGCCTGGTATCATCATTGGGTGATCCAGGGCTTTAAGGCGATGGAAGAGATGATCATGCCCGGGCCGTACCTCTGCGGCGCGCAGGTGACGATCGCCGACATCTGCCTCATTCCCCAAGTCTACAATGCGCGCCGGCTCAAAGTGCCGCTCGACGCCTTCCCGAAGATCCTCGCGGTCGAGGCGGCCTGCCTCAAGCTCCCCGCCTTCGACAAAGCGCGGCCTGAGAATCAGCCTGATGCCGAGTGA
- a CDS encoding xanthine dehydrogenase family protein molybdopterin-binding subunit, translated as MSATGIGAAVRRKEDFRFITGKGQYTDDVTRPGETRAVFVRSPHAHAKIKSIDAGEAKRMPGVIDVLTGADLAGDKIGNLICGWMVHSKDGSPMKMSPHPALAAGKVNHVGDAVAVVIAESVALGKDAAEKVKVEYEELPAVVDPAQAKSGPQIHDVAPKNTIYEWSLGDAKATEAAFAAAKHVTKLDFINNRLAPNAMEPRAALAEYDAGTDQLTLWNTSQNPHVARLVISAFVGIAPEHKLRVIAPDVGGGFGSKIFIYPEEVVCLWASRRVRRPVKWTSERTEAFLTDAHGRDHITHAELALDANGKILALRAHTIANLGAYMSTFSSSVPTYLYATLLSGQYNIPHIYCEVDAVYTNTVPVDAYRGAGRPEATFVVERLVEVAAREMGLEPPELRKRNFITSFPHQTPVIMAYDAGDYNASLKRAMELADVKGFGKRKREAARHGKLRGLGYSTYIEACGIAPSQAVGSLGAGVGLWESAEVRVNPTGSVEVLTGSHAHGQGHETTFAQLVSERLGIPFENVSIVHGDTDKVQFGMGTYGSRSGAVGMSAIVKALDKVEAKAKKVAAHMLEAAEGDIEFKDGKFTVAGTDKSAAWGDVALNAYIAHKFSGQELEPGLKETSFYDPTNFTFPAGCHICEIEIDRDTGKTEIVKWTAVDDFGTVINPMIVEGQVHGGIAQGVGQAMLEGVIYDKDGQLVTGSMMDYTMPRAHDLPAFKVETTETKAPSNPLGMKGCGEAGAIAAPAAVINAITDAIGTEQLAMPATANAVWSALQRATPRAAA; from the coding sequence ATGAGCGCGACGGGTATCGGCGCGGCGGTGCGCCGAAAGGAAGACTTCCGCTTTATTACCGGCAAAGGCCAATACACGGACGACGTGACGCGGCCGGGCGAGACGCGCGCGGTGTTCGTGCGCTCGCCTCATGCTCACGCCAAGATCAAGAGCATCGACGCCGGCGAAGCCAAGCGCATGCCCGGCGTGATCGACGTCCTCACCGGCGCCGATCTCGCCGGCGACAAGATCGGCAATCTCATCTGCGGCTGGATGGTCCACTCCAAGGACGGATCGCCGATGAAAATGTCGCCGCATCCGGCGCTCGCGGCCGGCAAGGTCAACCATGTCGGCGACGCGGTCGCGGTGGTGATCGCCGAGAGCGTCGCGCTCGGCAAAGACGCCGCCGAGAAGGTGAAGGTCGAGTACGAGGAGCTGCCGGCGGTGGTCGATCCGGCGCAGGCCAAGTCCGGCCCGCAGATTCACGACGTGGCGCCGAAAAATACGATCTACGAATGGTCGCTCGGCGACGCCAAGGCGACCGAAGCCGCGTTCGCCGCGGCCAAGCATGTCACCAAGCTCGACTTCATCAATAACCGCCTCGCGCCGAACGCGATGGAGCCGCGGGCCGCGCTCGCCGAATACGACGCCGGCACCGATCAGCTTACGCTGTGGAACACGTCGCAGAATCCGCACGTCGCGCGCCTCGTCATCTCGGCCTTTGTCGGCATCGCGCCGGAGCACAAGCTGCGCGTAATCGCGCCGGATGTCGGCGGTGGCTTCGGCTCCAAGATCTTCATCTATCCCGAAGAAGTGGTGTGCCTGTGGGCGTCGCGCCGCGTGCGCCGTCCGGTGAAGTGGACGTCCGAGCGCACCGAGGCGTTCCTGACCGACGCGCACGGCCGCGATCACATCACGCATGCCGAGCTGGCGCTCGATGCCAACGGCAAGATCCTGGCGCTGCGCGCGCACACCATCGCCAATCTCGGCGCCTATATGTCGACCTTCTCGTCGTCGGTGCCGACCTATCTCTACGCCACGCTGCTGTCCGGCCAGTACAACATCCCGCACATCTATTGCGAGGTGGACGCGGTCTACACCAACACCGTGCCGGTCGACGCCTATCGCGGCGCCGGGCGTCCCGAGGCGACTTTTGTGGTCGAGCGTCTGGTCGAAGTCGCCGCGCGCGAGATGGGGCTCGAGCCGCCCGAATTGCGCAAGCGCAATTTCATCACGAGCTTCCCGCATCAGACGCCGGTGATCATGGCTTATGACGCCGGCGACTATAACGCGTCGCTGAAGAGGGCGATGGAGCTTGCCGACGTGAAGGGCTTCGGCAAGCGCAAACGCGAAGCCGCCCGTCACGGCAAGCTCCGTGGCCTCGGCTACTCGACTTACATCGAGGCCTGCGGCATTGCGCCGTCGCAAGCCGTCGGCTCGCTCGGCGCCGGTGTCGGTCTCTGGGAAAGCGCGGAAGTCCGCGTCAACCCGACCGGCAGCGTTGAAGTGCTGACCGGTTCGCATGCGCACGGGCAGGGGCACGAGACGACGTTCGCGCAGCTCGTGTCGGAGCGTCTCGGCATTCCTTTCGAGAACGTCTCGATCGTGCACGGCGACACCGACAAGGTGCAGTTCGGCATGGGCACTTACGGCTCGCGCTCCGGCGCGGTCGGCATGTCGGCGATCGTCAAGGCGCTCGACAAGGTCGAGGCCAAAGCCAAGAAGGTCGCCGCGCACATGCTCGAAGCCGCCGAAGGCGACATCGAGTTCAAGGACGGCAAGTTCACCGTCGCCGGCACGGACAAGTCGGCGGCGTGGGGCGATGTCGCGCTCAACGCTTATATCGCGCACAAGTTCTCGGGGCAGGAACTGGAGCCGGGCCTGAAGGAAACGTCCTTCTACGATCCGACCAACTTCACGTTTCCGGCCGGTTGCCACATCTGCGAGATCGAAATCGATCGCGACACCGGCAAGACCGAAATCGTGAAGTGGACCGCGGTGGACGATTTCGGCACGGTCATCAATCCGATGATCGTCGAGGGCCAAGTGCATGGCGGCATCGCGCAGGGCGTCGGCCAGGCCATGCTGGAAGGCGTGATCTACGACAAGGACGGCCAGCTCGTGACCGGCTCGATGATGGACTACACCATGCCGCGCGCCCACGATTTGCCGGCGTTCAAGGTGGAGACCACCGAGACCAAGGCGCCGTCCAATCCGCTCGGCATGAAGGGCTGTGGCGAGGCCGGCGCGATCGCCGCACCCGCCGCGGTGATCAACGCCATCACCGATGCCATCGGCACCGAGCAACTTGCTATGCCGGCCACCGCCAACGCGGTCTGGTCGGCGCTGCAACGCGCGACACCGCGCGCTGCGGCGTGA
- a CDS encoding FAD binding domain-containing protein, with amino-acid sequence MYNFTFHRPTTVRQAAGLLARNPEGKILAGGHSLLPVMKQRLAQPSALVDLSLVEGLTGVEVKGRSVVIGAMTRHADVAKSPVLLEVMPGLAAVPGSVGDPQVRNRGTIGGSIANNDPNADYPAACLGLGATIITNKRRIAADDFFQGMYTTALEDGEIITKVSFPIAKKCAYEKFKHPASGFALVGVFVSKRGPDIRVAVTGAGANGVFRVKSFEEALKKRFSPKSIEGMSIPATGMNVDIHASAEYRAHLVAVLARRALAKAVAG; translated from the coding sequence ATGTACAACTTCACCTTCCATCGTCCGACCACGGTGCGTCAGGCGGCCGGGCTGCTCGCGCGCAATCCCGAAGGCAAGATCCTGGCCGGCGGACATTCGCTGCTGCCGGTGATGAAGCAGCGGCTGGCGCAGCCATCGGCGCTCGTCGATCTGTCGCTGGTCGAAGGGCTGACCGGTGTCGAGGTCAAGGGCCGTTCGGTGGTCATCGGCGCGATGACGCGCCACGCCGACGTCGCCAAGTCGCCGGTGCTGCTCGAAGTGATGCCGGGTCTTGCCGCCGTGCCGGGCTCGGTCGGCGATCCGCAGGTGCGTAACCGCGGCACGATCGGCGGCTCGATCGCCAACAACGATCCGAACGCCGATTATCCGGCGGCCTGCCTCGGCCTGGGTGCGACCATCATCACCAACAAGCGCCGCATCGCCGCCGACGATTTCTTCCAGGGCATGTATACGACGGCTTTGGAAGACGGCGAGATCATCACCAAGGTCAGCTTCCCGATCGCCAAGAAGTGCGCCTACGAGAAGTTCAAGCATCCGGCCTCTGGCTTTGCGCTGGTCGGCGTGTTCGTGTCGAAGCGCGGCCCTGACATCCGCGTCGCGGTGACGGGTGCGGGCGCCAACGGCGTCTTCCGCGTGAAGTCGTTCGAAGAGGCGCTGAAGAAGCGCTTCTCGCCGAAGTCGATCGAAGGCATGTCGATCCCGGCAACGGGCATGAACGTCGACATTCACGCCTCGGCCGAATATCGCGCGCATCTCGTGGCCGTGCTGGCGCGCCGCGCCCTCGCCAAGGCGGTCGCGGGCTAA
- a CDS encoding SRPBCC family protein: MAMTMTGEVQLAASRDTVWAALNDAEVLKACIPGCEELNKTSDTEFQAVATQKIGPVKARFKGKVHLTDLDPPNGYKISGEGDGGIAGFAKGGATVALSDKDGGTLLTYNVEAQIGGKLAQLGQRLINGAAKKVADEFFQNFAAAVAAK; this comes from the coding sequence ATGGCGATGACGATGACGGGCGAGGTTCAACTCGCCGCGAGCCGCGACACGGTATGGGCCGCGCTCAATGATGCCGAGGTGCTCAAGGCCTGCATCCCAGGCTGCGAAGAACTCAACAAGACCTCGGACACCGAATTCCAGGCCGTCGCCACGCAAAAGATCGGCCCGGTCAAAGCCCGCTTCAAGGGCAAGGTGCATCTCACCGATCTCGACCCGCCGAACGGTTACAAGATTTCCGGTGAGGGCGATGGCGGCATCGCCGGCTTCGCCAAGGGCGGCGCAACGGTGGCGCTCTCCGACAAGGACGGCGGTACGCTGCTGACCTACAACGTAGAGGCGCAGATTGGCGGCAAGCTCGCTCAGCTCGGTCAGCGCCTCATCAATGGCGCAGCCAAGAAGGTGGCCGACGAGTTCTTCCAGAACTTCGCAGCCGCGGTGGCAGCCAAGTAG
- a CDS encoding response regulator, whose amino-acid sequence MKILLVEDDALLAQEIASALRAENFAVDIARDGEDGQHLGDTEYYDAAVLDLGLPKIPGAKVLQAWRAGGRSLPVLILTARDGWTDKVEGFKAGADDYLTKPFRVEELIMRLRALVRRAAGHAAPRIACGALTFDAQTGVFELNGLPLKLTALEWRVLECLIMRKETVIDRIELSETVYEGDAGTDSNSLEVIVARLRRKIGRDAIETVRGRGYRLTAGDA is encoded by the coding sequence ATGAAAATACTTCTGGTCGAGGACGACGCCCTGCTGGCTCAGGAAATCGCGAGCGCATTGCGTGCTGAGAATTTCGCCGTCGACATCGCCCGCGACGGCGAGGACGGCCAGCATCTCGGCGATACCGAGTACTACGATGCCGCCGTGCTCGACCTCGGCCTGCCGAAGATTCCGGGCGCCAAGGTTTTGCAGGCCTGGCGCGCCGGCGGCCGCTCGCTGCCGGTGCTGATCCTGACGGCGCGCGACGGCTGGACGGATAAAGTCGAGGGCTTCAAGGCTGGAGCCGACGACTATCTGACAAAGCCCTTTCGCGTGGAAGAGCTGATCATGCGGCTGCGGGCGCTGGTGCGGCGCGCGGCGGGGCACGCCGCCCCGCGCATCGCCTGCGGCGCCTTGACCTTCGATGCCCAGACCGGCGTGTTTGAATTGAACGGCTTGCCGCTCAAGTTGACCGCGCTCGAATGGCGCGTGCTCGAATGCTTGATCATGCGCAAGGAAACCGTGATCGACCGCATCGAACTGTCCGAGACGGTCTACGAAGGCGACGCCGGCACGGACTCCAACTCGCTCGAAGTCATCGTCGCGCGGCTGCGTCGCAAGATCGGGCGCGACGCCATCGAGACCGTTCGCGGACGGGGCTATCGGCTGACGGCCGGAGACGCATGA
- a CDS encoding DMT family transporter, translated as MPLVTNNLVRVVLWMTGTLLSFSMMAVSVRELSLRGMSIFEILAIRSGAALLIMLALLAARPSLRHYTLPRRIGLTLLRNVVHYISQFGWALALTMLPLAMVFALEFTMPAWTVLLAPWLLHEKMTPSRIGVVVLGLVGVLVILRPGVASINPAAFLVLGAAFGYAITMIATKKLTMTETTFGIVFWMAAIQFPLSLIGSDLQALLNMNSSHILPALGIGLGGAASHYCLSNAFRAGDATLVVPLDFMRIPLIAVVGWAFYNESLDIFVFLGALIIIVGVVWNLRAESARAGRAADLASP; from the coding sequence TTGCCTCTCGTCACCAACAACCTCGTGCGCGTCGTCTTGTGGATGACGGGCACGCTCCTCTCGTTCTCGATGATGGCTGTCTCCGTGCGCGAACTGTCGCTGCGCGGCATGAGCATCTTTGAGATTCTGGCCATTCGCAGCGGCGCCGCGCTGCTGATCATGCTGGCGCTGCTCGCGGCGCGTCCATCGTTGCGGCACTACACGCTGCCGCGCCGGATCGGCCTGACGCTGCTGCGCAACGTCGTGCATTACATCTCCCAGTTCGGCTGGGCGCTCGCGCTCACCATGCTGCCGCTCGCGATGGTCTTCGCGCTCGAATTCACGATGCCGGCCTGGACCGTGCTGCTCGCGCCCTGGCTGCTGCACGAAAAAATGACTCCGAGTCGCATCGGCGTCGTCGTGCTCGGGCTCGTCGGCGTGCTGGTGATCCTGCGGCCGGGCGTGGCGAGCATCAACCCGGCAGCGTTTCTCGTGCTCGGCGCGGCCTTCGGCTACGCCATCACGATGATCGCCACCAAGAAGCTGACCATGACCGAAACCACCTTCGGCATCGTCTTCTGGATGGCGGCGATCCAGTTTCCGCTGTCGCTGATCGGCAGCGACCTGCAAGCGCTCCTCAACATGAACAGCAGTCACATTCTGCCCGCGCTGGGCATCGGGCTCGGCGGTGCGGCGTCACACTATTGTCTGAGCAACGCGTTCCGCGCCGGCGACGCCACGCTCGTGGTCCCGCTCGATTTCATGCGCATTCCGTTGATCGCCGTGGTGGGTTGGGCGTTTTACAACGAATCCCTCGACATTTTCGTGTTTCTGGGCGCGCTCATCATCATCGTCGGTGTCGTCTGGAACCTGCGCGCGGAAAGTGCACGCGCGGGCCGCGCGGCTGACCTCGCATCGCCATAA
- a CDS encoding (2Fe-2S)-binding protein, with protein MPSVSMTVNGKPVTGDVEARTLLVQFLRENLRLTGTHVGCDTSQCGACVIHIDGIAAKSCTTLALQCEGASITTIEGLAEANGPLHAMQEAFREHHGLQCGFCTPGMIMAALDIVRRNGNDLDEHTIREQLDGNLCRCTGYHNIVKAIQAGAKAMAAGAPSAQAAE; from the coding sequence ATGCCGTCCGTATCCATGACGGTGAACGGGAAACCGGTCACCGGCGATGTCGAAGCGCGCACGTTGCTCGTTCAATTTTTGCGCGAAAATCTGCGGCTGACCGGCACCCATGTCGGCTGCGACACGTCGCAGTGCGGCGCCTGCGTTATCCACATCGATGGCATCGCCGCGAAGTCCTGCACCACGCTTGCGCTCCAGTGCGAAGGCGCGTCGATCACCACCATCGAAGGCTTGGCGGAAGCGAACGGTCCGCTGCACGCGATGCAGGAGGCCTTCCGCGAGCATCACGGCCTGCAATGCGGCTTCTGCACGCCCGGCATGATCATGGCCGCGCTCGATATCGTGCGCCGCAACGGCAACGATCTCGACGAGCATACGATCCGCGAGCAGCTCGACGGCAACCTCTGCCGCTGCACGGGCTATCACAACATCGTCAAAGCCATCCAAGCAGGAGCCAAGGCCATGGCCGCGGGCGCGCCGAGCGCCCAAGCCGCCGAGTAA
- the pcaD gene encoding 3-oxoadipate enol-lactonase: MPIVTTDDGCRLFVQVEGRDDAPPLMLSNSLGTDLHMWDDQAAEFAKHFRLIRYDRRGHGQSGTTTGPYSSELFGRDILAVLDALGVEKTNWCGLSMGGMDGQWLGAHAPDRIEKLVLANTHFHYADKAPWNDRLRFLKDHQLSEMVAANMERWFTKGFRERAPQKIEWMTKMFVATDHEGYMASVAAVRDIDFRDSNPTIKAPTLVIVGTQDPATPPAAGEAIAKAISGAKLVALDAAHISNVEQPQAFAKATLEFLLG, from the coding sequence ATGCCGATTGTTACGACCGACGATGGCTGCCGCCTTTTCGTGCAGGTGGAAGGCCGCGACGACGCGCCGCCGCTGATGCTGTCGAACTCCCTCGGCACCGACCTCCACATGTGGGACGACCAGGCCGCCGAATTTGCCAAACACTTCCGGCTCATCCGTTACGACCGCCGCGGCCACGGCCAGTCCGGCACGACGACAGGGCCCTACAGCTCCGAGCTATTCGGCCGCGATATCCTCGCCGTCCTTGACGCGCTGGGGGTGGAGAAGACGAACTGGTGCGGCCTGTCGATGGGCGGCATGGACGGCCAATGGCTGGGCGCCCATGCTCCGGACCGCATCGAGAAGCTGGTGCTGGCCAACACCCATTTCCATTATGCCGACAAGGCGCCGTGGAACGATCGTCTCCGCTTTCTCAAAGACCATCAATTGAGCGAGATGGTCGCCGCTAATATGGAGCGCTGGTTCACCAAGGGCTTCCGCGAACGCGCGCCACAGAAGATCGAATGGATGACCAAGATGTTCGTCGCCACCGACCACGAAGGCTATATGGCCAGCGTCGCCGCCGTCCGCGACATCGACTTCCGCGACAGCAATCCGACCATCAAGGCACCCACCTTGGTCATCGTCGGCACGCAGGATCCGGCGACGCCGCCCGCCGCCGGCGAGGCGATTGCGAAAGCCATCTCAGGCGCCAAGCTCGTCGCGCTCGACGCCGCCCACATTTCGAACGTCGAGCAACCGCAGGCCTTCGCCAAAGCGACGCTCGAATTTCTGCTTGGCTGA
- a CDS encoding MarR family winged helix-turn-helix transcriptional regulator: MIDTTKEASGNTDTREIGSPMSAGPADAALKLEEFLPYKLNVCSNQVSQALSRVYADRYKIGVPEWRVLVTLGEFGMMTAKAIGTHSCMHKTKVSRAVALLERRKLIARRANRADLREAFLSLTPAGRDIYNDLAPSALGFAEQLLSVVDAADRAALDRALEKLIERSSQINADIANPRGGR; the protein is encoded by the coding sequence ATGATCGATACGACGAAGGAAGCGTCGGGTAATACCGACACCCGGGAGATCGGGAGCCCGATGAGTGCGGGGCCGGCCGACGCCGCCCTCAAACTCGAAGAATTCCTGCCCTATAAGCTCAACGTCTGCTCGAACCAGGTTTCGCAGGCGCTCTCCCGCGTTTACGCGGACCGCTACAAGATCGGCGTGCCGGAATGGCGCGTGCTGGTCACGCTCGGCGAGTTCGGCATGATGACGGCCAAGGCGATCGGCACCCACAGCTGTATGCACAAGACCAAGGTGTCGCGCGCCGTCGCCCTGCTCGAACGTCGGAAACTCATCGCACGGCGCGCCAACCGTGCCGACCTGCGCGAGGCCTTCCTCTCGCTCACGCCCGCCGGCCGCGACATCTACAACGACCTCGCCCCGAGCGCGCTCGGTTTTGCGGAGCAGCTTCTTTCGGTCGTCGATGCGGCCGACCGCGCCGCGCTCGACCGCGCGCTCGAAAAGCTCATCGAGCGCTCGTCGCAGATCAATGCGGATATCGCCAATCCGCGCGGCGGACGGTAA
- the pcaC gene encoding 4-carboxymuconolactone decarboxylase — MDERERYEKGMAQRRKVLGNAWVDRANAKKTAFSEEFQDFITRAAWGEVWTRPHYDERTRRILVIGTMLAIDKWDEFRMHVRAALTEGGFTPDDIKEIILQQAIYCGVPAANHAFKEAAEIIAEVGKAK, encoded by the coding sequence ATGGACGAACGCGAACGCTACGAAAAGGGCATGGCGCAGCGGCGCAAGGTGCTTGGCAATGCCTGGGTCGACCGCGCCAACGCCAAGAAGACGGCCTTCTCCGAGGAGTTCCAAGACTTCATAACCCGCGCCGCCTGGGGCGAAGTGTGGACGCGGCCGCATTACGACGAACGCACGCGCCGCATTCTCGTCATCGGCACCATGCTCGCCATCGACAAGTGGGACGAATTCCGCATGCATGTGCGCGCGGCCTTGACCGAAGGCGGCTTCACGCCGGACGACATCAAGGAGATCATCCTGCAGCAGGCGATCTATTGCGGCGTACCGGCGGCGAACCACGCCTTCAAGGAAGCCGCCGAGATCATCGCCGAGGTCGGGAAAGCAAAATAG
- a CDS encoding sensor histidine kinase, with the protein MMRWRGRWRGASLSRRLLLGAALFIALALLLATFAIGFALHRFVQGQIDQRLDTQIVFLQSQLHMAEDGTLRLSGAVDGPPFDRPQRGWYWQVEGPRNTLRAASLEDRALALPRVPPKPPHRPPGPPPPEPTDVRPADGPGPDGMRLHYRVLQIVVGGAPVTILATAPRDAVMGPLRAAMGTLALSLIALGGALVLAMVLQVRLGLRPLERLRRDIAGVRDGSIDRIPDDQPREVQPVVDEINALLAQNAANLERARAHVANLAHGLKTPLATLALAVSERKGGDSAAGDLAALTGLMERRIRHHLGRARMAALNGPARARTALAPRIADLVVVQRKIYAERHLTFDVAVGADVAVACEQQDLDEMAGNLLDNACKWARTVIRIRAAADGPIVRLSIEDDGPGLSEQEMAQALRPGARLDESAPGFGFGLPIARELAELYGGELMLQNAADGGLRATLTLPRAAGAA; encoded by the coding sequence ATGATGCGCTGGCGCGGACGATGGCGCGGCGCTTCGCTCAGCCGGCGGCTGCTGCTCGGCGCGGCCTTGTTCATCGCTCTCGCTTTGTTGCTGGCGACCTTCGCCATCGGCTTCGCGCTGCATCGCTTCGTGCAAGGACAGATCGATCAGCGGCTCGACACCCAGATCGTCTTCCTGCAATCGCAATTGCATATGGCGGAGGACGGCACGCTGCGCCTCAGCGGCGCCGTCGATGGCCCGCCTTTCGATCGGCCGCAGCGCGGCTGGTACTGGCAGGTCGAGGGCCCGCGCAACACGCTGCGCGCGGCCTCGCTTGAAGATCGTGCGCTCGCTCTTCCGCGCGTCCCGCCGAAGCCGCCGCATCGCCCGCCCGGACCGCCTCCACCCGAGCCGACGGATGTGCGCCCTGCCGATGGTCCGGGACCCGACGGGATGCGCCTCCACTACCGCGTGCTGCAGATCGTGGTCGGCGGCGCGCCGGTGACGATTCTCGCGACCGCGCCGCGCGATGCGGTGATGGGCCCGCTGCGCGCCGCGATGGGTACGTTGGCGCTGTCGCTGATCGCACTCGGCGGCGCGCTCGTGCTCGCCATGGTGCTGCAGGTGCGCCTTGGTCTCAGACCGCTCGAACGCCTGCGGCGCGATATCGCGGGCGTGCGCGACGGCAGCATCGACCGCATCCCGGACGACCAGCCGCGCGAAGTGCAGCCGGTGGTCGATGAGATCAACGCGCTGCTGGCGCAGAACGCCGCCAATCTCGAGCGCGCCCGCGCCCATGTCGCCAATCTCGCGCATGGGCTCAAGACGCCGCTGGCGACCCTGGCGCTGGCGGTGTCCGAGCGCAAAGGCGGCGACAGCGCCGCCGGCGATCTGGCCGCGCTGACCGGTCTGATGGAGCGCCGCATCCGCCATCACCTCGGCCGCGCGCGCATGGCGGCGCTGAACGGACCGGCGCGCGCCCGCACGGCGCTCGCGCCGCGGATCGCCGATCTCGTCGTGGTGCAGCGGAAAATCTATGCGGAGCGGCACCTGACGTTCGACGTCGCCGTCGGTGCCGATGTCGCCGTGGCCTGCGAGCAGCAGGACCTCGATGAGATGGCGGGCAACCTGCTGGACAATGCCTGCAAATGGGCGCGCACGGTCATTCGTATCCGTGCGGCAGCCGACGGCCCAATCGTCCGTCTCAGCATCGAAGACGACGGCCCGGGCCTGTCCGAGCAGGAGATGGCGCAGGCGTTGCGGCCTGGCGCCCGGCTCGACGAGAGCGCGCCGGGCTTCGGCTTCGGCCTGCCGATCGCGCGCGAACTCGCCGAACTCTATGGCGGCGAACTCATGTTGCAGAATGCCGCCGACGGCGGCCTGCGCGCGACGCTGACCTTGCCGCGCGCGGCCGGCGCGGCTTAG